The sequence CCATGACATGAATCTGTTCACAAACAATATTGCCTAGAACTGCTGGCCTTGATTTCTGACAGTCCTTTAAGTGCCAGTTCCAAGGTTTTGTGGGAGTGCAGATGTTTAGCCGAAGGGTTTTTATTAGGAAAGAGGGAGTATGATGAGAGATCAGTAGGAATGGCATTATGGGAAAGGGTAGTCTGGGAGGCCGAGGGtgctcttagaaaaaaaaaaggattgtgaaTTGAGTGGGTTTAAGGATGGTCTGGCCTGGTTGTTGTCAAACATCCAGAAATCCTAGGTGGGAACAACAACTAGCCTGGGAGACAACACAGCTGGGAATATGGCCAAGAGTCAGCAGTAAGTGACATCAGCCATACTGGAACAGCTGCAAACATATACAGTTGTTTTCAGTACAGTCTTTGTGATTAATGACGATTCTGTACTCCGACTCCACCCGATATAAGTGAGAACACGTTTGTTCTGAGATTAACAGTAACTACATCTGCTGTACAAGAGTTTCACCTTGTGGTCGGACAAAGAAAAGATTCTAACGGTAGTTGTTAAAAAATATCTACTGGCTTATTGCGCCATCTGCAGGATAAACTAAGATTACATGATTATGATCACAGGGTCAGAATAAGTAGTTACTCCAAAGCGGAGATGTCTAAAAACAGGGCCCATGTTGGACTATGATGGACTTTGTTTTGCCCCGTCaaaaatgcaatgcaacatttacttttggtcacaaattaaataatatgctAAATAGATTAATCTAAAATAACGTGAAAAATAACTTGTAAGGttatatttacttattactttttatattttgtatacataTGTTGACGTTATGATTTTTCTTgatgataaattaattattagttgAAAATGAGACATCTGTGTAATTTTCTTTTGTATAATTCAGTATGAAAATTTAAATGACAACACGTTTTGAACAAATCCGAACACTTTCAGAAAAGACACGGAGGAAATGCCGCTGTTACtgtatttctttaatttaatgttacttttatttCTTATTGATTTTTGGTTATCTTTACTTCAAAGATCTGCATactgcatttaattatttactatttattttttaaaaggacATTTGTGCGCTTTATTAAATAtgtcaattaattattatttatttaacactgtAATTCTAATTCATTCTAATTCTAAATACTAAACATATAAACTGAATTTAAACAGAATCGAACTGGTCGGATCGGTGTCAGATTTCTATTCGTCACCGGCCgtgttaaatatttacattggAAGAGTTAATGAAAATTAGGAATGAGAATCTGCACCCCTGAGGGAAGAGAAAATGTGGTACATCCCATATTGGTTTAGACTCTGAAGCCGTAGAAGGGGTAGACACGGAAATAATCCTTGAAAACAATTTAAGATTTCTTATTCTTTAACTTTAatagtttatatttcataatattgttaTGTTGTacatatattcaaattaatttatctGAAAAGTTCTAAACCAAAATAGAAACGCACAACTCATATGACAAATGCGACCCCCGTGCGTTAAATTCGTGGTAGCGTCCAAGTCACCCGCATTTCCGCGCGAAAAAGCGGCCCGCGCGTATTTCTCAGCTGCTAGCAACAATTCATAAAGCCTGCTGCTGTTGGCACTGTCAGCTCTTAATCACCGTTTTAACTGTTGCTTTTTTAAATCGTGTTTTAAATTAGACGTTTTCTTTGATCAAACGCGAACTTGAAATGCCTACCAGGACCTCATTGTCTTTGCCAGAGGATGTCAAGGAACGGTACGGTGCTGTATTTGCCTTGTAACGGTAGACTGAATTTCACAGTTCGCTCTTTCGCGGGCTTTGCTCGCTACTCGTTACACGTCAATCTCGTCACATAACAGCTGCTGTATTTTGTGCTGTTTGGAGATGGAAAAATGTGTTAAGTGTTTACTTTAGTTAGCTTTTAGCAGTGCTAAAATGCTGTACTCGCCATCAGTTCGCGTGTAGGGGGTAAAACATGCAACGGCTGGTTGTTTTGATGCGAGCTATCTCACGGGTGTCAGTCTGACTGTATTTGGCGCCAAATACACATGTGTCCGAGTGAAGCTTAGCCCGCCTCCTGTCTCTCTCTACTCAATCACTGCTCAAGTTTTTAGTCTCATACCTACACAATCCTGCTGCATTTTGTGTTATTTGCTCAAAATCATCTAAAGTGATGTTAATAATCATCGACTGTCTCTGCATGTGTGCGTGCTTGTTTACATGCGTAATCCCATGATAGCGACACGAAATGAGGCTGTCATCTGACGATAaagctttaaatattaaaatttaatgttaaagattgttcattacatttttattgcacgttgaaataatttagattttttttgtcaagcTATGTGGAGATCTGCTGTACATTGCTAATGATGTTTACCTTCATGTTCCCAGGCTTCAGGTGCTGGATGAAGGTGGAGACAGTTTGTCAGATGAGGTGAGGGTTTTTCATAGCGGTCTTATGAATTATTCACATCAGCTGGTCAGGTTATTGATTATTTTTACATGTAGGCATCTCCAGAAAATCTGATAATATATGCACTTCATGTAGTCAAGTGGAAGTAGTTTAATAACGGAGTCTCCATATATCTGGTCAAGCacatcatatttaaaaacatataaataatataaaacatcttTAATGCATAAGGCTAatgtaaagtattttaaatattatactttTAGACTTTCTCAGGCTTTCCTGTTACTCAAACAGTAGAATATTGTAATGCCAAGCTAATAGGTTCAAATCCCAAGGAAAgcaagaactgataaaatgtaaatgtctaccTTTTTAAAGCTTCTTCCAGACTCATTCACACATTTCTTCAATGTTtctgttgttttacttcattgttttctttcttcattGTGGTAGGAGTGTGTAAAGGAAAAGCTCAGGTTACTGCAGGAGTTCCTGCTTGCTGATACTCAGGACCAGCTCAAAATCCTTGAGGACAAGTTAAAGAGCTCTGAGCTTTCCCCTGTGAGTTACGCTGCCCTTTCAGTTCTCCAAACTACAGTTGTTGAGAAGTTATTGGTCCGACTTGTTTTGATTTTAGGAGGTTTACACGTCAGAGGTGAAGGCCGTGCTCAAGAAAGCTCTGGGAGTTGTCAAGGAGGATGAAGGAGTTGAGCAGAATGGACATTCAAATGGCATCTCTGTAAATGGGTCGCACAAAGATGAAGGCGAGCAGGAGGGAGCCATGGACACTCTGGAGGAAGGAGGATCTATAAAGTCTCCCAGTGCCCCAAAGGGAAGGGGCGGCCGTCGCAGTAAAGCAGATTCTGAGCCCAAGAGTGAGTTGCAGGGGTTTAAAGCTTTTAATTGCTCTCCATGTTACAACACCTGTATCTCTACGTTGATATTATAAATGATGTATTGAAATGATGTCACCATGAATATtatgttattaaaacataaatgagTGTCTTTACATTGTGTGCTGAAGATAGAATATTTAGTCTTTATTAACGGCACATTTTGTTCCCAACAGAATCTCCAGCCAGTACCAGGGTTACACGTAACTCTGGGAAACAGCCATCTATCCTTTCCATGTTCTCTAGAGTGTAAGTAAACATTTCAAATCTGATGTGCCGCTTGTGAAATGGCAGTTTGGCACTTGGGCAGTTGAAATCAGAGTTTGAATTAATCTTTGGTCACTTTATAAGTGGGTGTTGTACCTTCTTCCAACAGCCCAAAGCGCAAGTCTGATGAGCTGAATGGAGAAGCCACAAATGGTGACGCAGAAGTGAAGCTTGAGGAAGAAATTACAGAGCAGGTAAGGTTTTGACATTTAATCCTGTTTTAAGAAATccatagaaatattttaattgggattttttttttttttttacctccggTCAAGGTCCATGAAGAGAAACGCCTTAAAACAGAAACTGAGAAGTGAGTTCTACATTctacataaatttttttttccatatgtgaTGCATCTGTAAAGTTAATAAATCTTATCCCCCCCCCTTCCTTTCAGTCCTGAGACTGAGAAAACTACTAATGGCCAGATCAAGCCTGTGTCTGCAGCCAAGGTGACACTCATTTCTTTCCCTGTTTATGCTGCTGCTTGAATTAATGCACCAAATGAATCTAATTAATCTGTATTTTAGACCCCTCCACCAAAATGCCCCGACTGCAGGCAGTATCTGGATGATTCGGACCTCAAGTTCTTCCAGGGAGATCCTGATGATGCTGTGAGTGTTTTATTCCTTGAGCTGTTCTGTAAGTATTAATTTAGAAGCTGCCAAGCGATATAACTCTAAGTGGATTTAAGAAAAAGATGTCTCCTTTCTGGTCCACATTTAAAGTTGACTTATTCTGCCTTTTGTAACACTTTTTAATATTGTTTGATTTTTATCCCTGGTAGTTGGATGAACCAGAGATGTTAACTGATGAGCGTCTATCCCTCTTTGATGCAAATGAGGATGGTTTTGAAAGCTATGACGATCTGCCCCAGCACAAGATAACTAACTTCAGGTAATAAGGGGAAATTAGACTGAATggtattgtctctctctctctctctctcgctctctctctctctctcctccagttTTTTGACTGTTACAATCCTCATTCACAGCGTGTATGACAAGCGTGGGCACCTGTGTCCATTTGACTCTGGCCTCATTGAGAAAAATGTGGAGCTGTACTTTAGTTGTGCTGTTAAGCCCATCTACGATGACAACCCATGCATGGATGGTATGTCCCAATTTCTTAACTGTGAAGGCTGACTATTTAGCCAATTTAGGATTTAGTATAATTAAATTGCTGGCTTTTTAGGAGGGGTTCCTGCCAAGAAGCTTGGTCCTATCAATGCTTGGTGGATCACTGGTTTTGATGGTGGGGAGAAGGCTTTAATTGGCTTCACGACAGGTAAATATTTCTTGAAGGAATCATATTCATCCTAGTCTGGTTAGGCCATGCACATGAGAATACAACCAGTCTTTTTTCTCCTCCACAGCCTTTGCTGACTACATCTTAATGGACCCCAGAGAGGAGTACTCTTCCATTTTTGCTCTGATGCAGGAGAAGATCTACATGAGCAAGATAGTAGTTGAATTTCTACAGAAGAACCAGGACGCCACTTATGAGGATCTGCTGAACAAAATTGAGGTGAGCTGATTGAAGTGATCTCTCTGTATCTCTGGTCCTGTCGGCAGCAGTGCTGACCCATTTCCCTTCATGTCTTAAGACTACCGTTCCACCTGCTGGGCTCAACTTCAACCGTTTCACAGAGGACACACTGCTGCGTCATGCtcagtttgtggtggagcaggtggagaGCTATGATGAGGCTGGAGACTCAGATGAACAGCCAATTATCATCACTCCCTGTATGAGAGACCTGATCAAGCTGGCCGGTGTTACTTTGGGCAAGAGGTGCGTTTCTGTTTCatagtcagtgtttttttttagtgtgaaCTCTTGAGTAGTGGTTGACACATAAAGAGGACTGCTTTTAAATTAGAAgaacagtgttgccagattttTATACTGCATTTAAACCTGTTAAACTAGCCTGAAATTCGATGCCTTTagcagtttattttttgttacctGGAATGTTTAATATAATCATTGGTATAATGCCAGCAAGAGGTACAGTAGGTATACAAAAGCATCACCCAGCACATCTAGACTTAGCAATATTGgtccactcttctttgcagaactgctcaagttcagttaggTTCTTTTCTATAACCACAGTAGCAGATGTGTGTAACTGACAGTTTCTATTTCTGGACTATCCGCAAAGGTCCTGCTAATGATTTTTAATGTCCCCTATATACTTGGACATTTGATCCAGTGCTAATGAAACTTtgacatttgttaaaatattgtgCAAAATACTCTGCAATTGGTCCTAAGGGGAGCCCAGGTTTAGCTGATaagtttcaatttattttatttttttgttaaaccaATCAAATCTTGTTTCCAGTAATGGGCATATATTCGATTACATATTCTGCAGACACTGTAAGCTTGATACATCTGTATCTTTTAGTGAACtggataaatgtttttaaatggtttgtttgtgtgtgaaccATTCCTTGAACCTACGGTAGACTCTGAGCATTCAGTGGTATGTTGGGATATAAAGGTTCGCTCGGGCTTGGTGCATGATCTCAATGTTTCTAAATCCTGTAACTTTTCCTAACGCAGCAGGCAGCTGTACTGGTATGTAAAGCCTGTTGTTTCTGCAGAGTGTGTGTGACTTGATTTATTTTCCCATATGCTCCAATTCAGTAACCTGTGTTAGTGGTAAACTACTTCACTAGTTAAAAGGGGTGGGTGATGAGAGACGTTTTCCTTAGCCCCCCACTTGCATGACTCTGCATAACATGTTAATTTGGGCTCCCATTATTAGATTTTTACAAGTTGCCTATTTAGAGAAACTAAGCTTCTGAAGGAATTGCATGTACTTGTTCTATTAAAAAACAGAGCCAGTTTGCTTGAGTGATCcttaaaactgattttgaaatGAGAAATTTTCATCCGCCACTCTTGGAACAACTGTCAGTCCATTCAGTGTCCTGTGACCTCCATACACGTTATGTGCATGGCTCCATTTTTTGCTTGGCTGTTAGTGATATCTGTATCTAAAATGGTGTGTTTGTAGCTCATCACATTCATTTTGTTGTTCAGGAGAGCAGCCAGAAGACAAGCCATCCGTCATCCCACCAAGATTGAGAAGGACAGCAAGGGCCCGACTAAAGCCACCACCACTAAACTGGTCTATCAGATCTTTGACACCTTTTTCTCCGATCAGATTGACCAGAACAATAAAGATGGAGGTGGAGTGAAGAGACACCGGTGTGGTGTCTGTGAGGTAGATTGTCAAAAATGGCCTTATATTGCAAGCAAACTATACCTGCAATGTCTGTGTTAACAAGGTGGCATTGCTTTTATCTTTCAGGTTTGTCAGGCGCCAGACTGTGGCAAGTGTTCAGCCTGTAAGGATATGATCAAGTTTGGAGGCAGTGGCAGAAGTAAACAGGCCTGTCAGAAGAGGAGGTATGCTAACTGTGGGCAGTCTTCATACTTGTAATTATTCTGCTTGGCAGAAATGTTGTATTGTTTCCATATGCTATGAAATGAGACTAAATGTCAGTCACTGGTCAAAGCTTTTTGCTACATTAATCTGAATTGCATTTAAGTAATAGCTAGACACTTGTTAACTGGTTTTCACTCCTTCCTGAGCAGATGTCTTGCTAACTGAAGTCTtaaacgtgtaaacattttaatatctgtagttgaggttttttttttttttttttggtctaacaGACATCGTGCTCTCAGAGTTAGTTGTGACAATCTGCCCTCCCTTCTGCTTTTGCATTGCCTGATTCTCCATGTTGGTTTCGTATGTGTTCAGTGCTGtgctaatgctaaaaaaaaaaaaagcactatcATCTTTAGTCTGCATGCTGCCCCCTGTCGTATAGAGTGAGAATGGGGAAAactattttgaaaagctctttaTATCCTGCCAGTTTGTTATCCAGCTCTATGGCTTTTGAATCATTTGTCAGAGTAAAGCTAAAGAGGTGTCTTGTCCCGTGTCCAGATGTCCCAACCTGGCAGTGAAAGAAGCAGAGGATGATGAGAATATGGATGAGGAGGAAGTATTGCCAattaaggagaaaaagaaaatgtctcagacaaagaagaaaaaacagactAAGAATAAGATCAGCTGGGTGGGCGAGCCCATCAAGGTATGTGATCTCTCTTACTATATGAACCTGGATTCCCACTTCCTGGTCTTGAGACATTGATGTTGTCCTTTCAGACTGATGGAAGGAAGGAATACTACATGAAAGTGCGTGTGGAGAATGAGGTGGTGGAGGTGGGAGATTGTGTGTCTGTCAGCCCTGCTGACCCATCACATCCCCTCTACTTGGCCAGGTGAACGTTACTGAAGCTTACCTGGGTTCTTGGCATCTTAACTGGCACTGTATTGCTTTAAAATTGGTAAGCCAACATTTTCGTCATGATTATAGGATTACGGCATTATGGGAGGATGGAGAGAAGATGTTTCATGCGCACTGGTTTTGCCGAGGCACTGATACTGTTCTTGGAGAATCATCAGACCCTCTTGAGCTCTTCCTTGTGGATGAGTGTGAAGATATGCAGCTGAGTTTCGTCCATGGCAAGGTCAACGTCTTGTACAAGGCTCCATCTGAAAACTGGTTCATGGAGGTACAGATGCTGACGTCTGATCTACATTTGTGTCAGTATCACACTGTGCAGGAGGTTTTAATATGTGTATGCTTTTCAGGGTGGAATAGATGATGATATGAAAGTGATCGAAGATGATGGCGAAAGCTTCTTCTATCAGCTCTTGTATGATGGTGAATGCGCTCGCTTTGAGTCTCCTCCCAAGGTCATACCATCAGACGACCACAAGTATAAGTGAGTGCCCCTTTTAGACCTTTTCTTTCTTACaggtcagttttttttgtttttttttgtgcatgcacATCAACATGTTGTTTTATGGCAGGTTCTGTGCCAGCTGCGTAAGGAATAAAGAACGAGAGGCTCAGGACTTGCCTAATGTCTGTGAACCACTGGAGGTTGAGAAGAGCGACTCTAAAGTCTTTTATGGTTTGGCGACCCTAAAGGGCGAGCAGTACAGAGTAGGAGACAGTGTCTATCTTCCCCCAGAGGCCTTCAACTTTGCGTAAGATTTAATTTTTCCTCTGCCTTTAAGATATTCTGAGGCTGAGA comes from Carassius auratus strain Wakin chromosome 3, ASM336829v1, whole genome shotgun sequence and encodes:
- the dnmt1 gene encoding DNA (cytosine-5)-methyltransferase 1, yielding MPTRTSLSLPEDVKERLQVLDEGGDSLSDEECVKEKLRLLQEFLLADTQDQLKILEDKLKSSELSPEVYTSEVKAVLKKALGVVKEDEGVEQNGHSNGISVNGSHKDEGEQEGAMDTLEEGGSIKSPSAPKGRGGRRSKADSEPKKSPASTRVTRNSGKQPSILSMFSRVPKRKSDELNGEATNGDAEVKLEEEITEQVHEEKRLKTETENPETEKTTNGQIKPVSAAKTPPPKCPDCRQYLDDSDLKFFQGDPDDALDEPEMLTDERLSLFDANEDGFESYDDLPQHKITNFSVYDKRGHLCPFDSGLIEKNVELYFSCAVKPIYDDNPCMDGGVPAKKLGPINAWWITGFDGGEKALIGFTTAFADYILMDPREEYSSIFALMQEKIYMSKIVVEFLQKNQDATYEDLLNKIETTVPPAGLNFNRFTEDTLLRHAQFVVEQVESYDEAGDSDEQPIIITPCMRDLIKLAGVTLGKRRAARRQAIRHPTKIEKDSKGPTKATTTKLVYQIFDTFFSDQIDQNNKDGGGVKRHRCGVCEVCQAPDCGKCSACKDMIKFGGSGRSKQACQKRRCPNLAVKEAEDDENMDEEEVLPIKEKKKMSQTKKKKQTKNKISWVGEPIKTDGRKEYYMKVRVENEVVEVGDCVSVSPADPSHPLYLARITALWEDGEKMFHAHWFCRGTDTVLGESSDPLELFLVDECEDMQLSFVHGKVNVLYKAPSENWFMEGGIDDDMKVIEDDGESFFYQLLYDGECARFESPPKVIPSDDHKYKFCASCVRNKEREAQDLPNVCEPLEVEKSDSKVFYGLATLKGEQYRVGDSVYLPPEAFNFAVKVASPLKRSHRKEDVDEDLHPEYYRKSSDYIKGSNLDAPEPFRIGRIKEIFCNKRSDGKPDRMDPKLRLYKFYRPENTHKGPKGAYHSDVNQLYWSDEEATVNMAEVLGRCQVEYAEDLVESVQDYSSRGPDRFYFLEAYNAKTKSLEDPPNHARSAVNKGKGKGKGKGKGKGKAASQESQDKEPQEPTVPKLRTLDVFSGCGGLSEGFHQAGISETHWAIEMWDPAAQAFRLNNPGTTVFTEDCNVLLKLVMSGEKTNSLGQKLPQKGDVEMLCGGPPCQGFSGMNRFNSRTYSAFKNSLVVSYLSYCDYYRPKFFLLENVRNFVSFKRSMVLKLTLRCLVRMGYQCTFGVLQAGQYGVAQTRRRAIILAAAPGEKLPRFPEPLHVFAPRACSLSVVVDEKRYVSNVTRGNGGIYRTITVRDTMSDLPEIRNGAAALEISYNGEPQSWFQRHIRGSQYQPILRDHICKDMSALVAARMRHIPLAPGSDWRDLPNIEVRLRDGTNTKKLRYTHADKKNGRSGTGALRGVCSCAEGKPCDPADRQFNTLIPWCLPHTGNRHNHWAGLYGRLEWDGFFSTTVTNPEPMGKQGRVLHPEQHRVVSVRECARSQGFPDTYRFFGNILDKHRQVGNAVPPPLSKAIGLEVRKCVQEKMRENATEPVKQEKMEVCN